One segment of Aquimarina sp. BL5 DNA contains the following:
- a CDS encoding thrombospondin type 3 repeat-containing protein → MKNLFFLIFLVPIFMISQECPLTISQIIANAEFQTPNTYEKFNFEFDVVTTSPVPNTPDIYNPASYVMTIIQLDDNGNEIEPVPINFFTNTINVSDYYNNIVIPGPFIWINEFKYFYRSDLIDIKELFPNHTSSKNYVVRVSTFSSNVSGAFYTKRCFTQPISSIRVYQGIDSDGDDVPDLEDNCVTLSNNDQSDNDNDGLGNVCDNCPDNPNENQNDRDNDGIGDECDYDNDNDGVEDDQDNCPYTPNTDQANDDTDTIGNVCDNCPNNTNQNQADIDGDGKGDTCDSQDNRDNDGDGIQNWEDDCPDEAGPASNNGCPAQLEKPNLTFKRFRIIDGTTTLLDFPNDNQNAPTLRKGKTYDFKVEVINDQSNSSTASPVSLELLMSTSTSVFYPNPSAPVYGVDTAADIGSISANNTKEKAFKVKIGDKIGSSPNLSNGSPYYFYLDIDINGNIDESNEEDNILRIGFYYSSSRSSNISPFSLISTSKIENQKTFEVFIYNISGLLVTQKTVTTRGEENNFVQSLPKGFYIIKNDTKTYKIVKK, encoded by the coding sequence ATGAAAAATCTATTTTTTTTAATTTTTCTTGTACCTATATTTATGATAAGTCAAGAGTGTCCTTTAACAATTTCTCAGATCATTGCTAATGCTGAATTTCAAACACCCAATACTTATGAGAAATTTAATTTTGAGTTTGATGTAGTAACAACTTCTCCGGTACCTAATACACCTGACATATACAATCCTGCTTCTTACGTAATGACAATAATACAATTGGATGATAATGGCAATGAGATCGAGCCAGTACCAATTAATTTTTTCACAAATACAATTAATGTATCTGACTATTACAATAACATAGTTATCCCAGGGCCTTTTATATGGATAAATGAATTTAAATATTTCTACAGGTCTGATCTTATTGATATTAAAGAACTATTTCCAAACCACACTAGTAGCAAAAATTATGTAGTACGGGTTTCAACCTTTTCATCTAATGTTTCCGGTGCATTTTATACAAAAAGATGTTTTACTCAACCAATATCTTCTATACGTGTTTATCAAGGAATAGATTCTGATGGTGATGACGTACCAGATTTAGAAGATAACTGCGTAACTCTTTCAAACAACGACCAAAGTGATAATGACAATGATGGCTTAGGAAATGTATGTGATAATTGCCCCGACAATCCTAATGAAAATCAAAATGATAGAGATAATGATGGCATTGGAGATGAGTGTGATTACGATAATGATAACGATGGTGTCGAAGATGACCAAGACAATTGCCCTTATACTCCAAATACAGATCAAGCAAACGACGACACAGATACAATTGGTAACGTCTGTGATAACTGCCCAAATAATACAAATCAAAACCAAGCAGATATAGATGGAGATGGAAAAGGTGATACCTGTGACAGTCAAGACAATCGAGATAATGACGGAGATGGCATACAAAACTGGGAAGATGATTGTCCTGATGAAGCTGGTCCTGCTTCAAATAATGGATGTCCTGCACAGTTAGAAAAACCAAATCTTACCTTTAAGAGATTTAGAATAATTGATGGTACAACCACCTTATTAGATTTTCCTAATGATAACCAAAATGCTCCAACTTTAAGAAAAGGAAAAACGTACGATTTCAAAGTAGAAGTCATTAATGACCAATCAAATTCTTCTACTGCATCTCCAGTTTCTTTAGAATTATTAATGAGTACAAGTACCTCTGTGTTTTATCCTAATCCCAGTGCCCCTGTTTATGGTGTAGACACAGCTGCTGATATAGGATCTATTAGTGCAAATAACACCAAAGAAAAAGCTTTTAAAGTGAAAATTGGTGATAAAATTGGTTCATCTCCAAACTTATCCAATGGTTCACCGTATTATTTTTATCTAGATATTGATATTAATGGAAATATTGACGAGAGTAATGAGGAGGATAATATTCTTCGAATAGGCTTTTACTATTCTTCTTCAAGATCTAGCAATATCTCACCTTTTTCTTTAATTTCTACTTCGAAAATCGAAAATCAAAAAACTTTTGAGGTTTTTATATATAATATTTCTGGGCTATTAGTTACTCAAAAAACTGTTACAACCAGAGGAGAAGAAAATAACTTTGTTCAAAGTTTACCAAAGGGTTTTTACATTATCAAAAACGACACAAAAACCTATAAAATAGTAAAAAAATAA
- the atpD gene encoding F0F1 ATP synthase subunit beta, giving the protein MSQVTGKVSQIVGPVIDVAFAAGTELPKIYDSLEINKADGTKLVLEIQSHIGEDTVRTIAMDSSDGLSRGVEAVATGSTIQMPIGGDVYGRLFNVIGDAIDGLGDLPKAGDNGLSIHRQAPKFEDLSTSTEVLFTGIKVIDLIEPYAKGGKIGLFGGAGVGKTVLIQELINNIAKGHGGLSVFAGVGERTREGNDLLREMLESGIIKYGDDFMHSMEEGGWDLSKVDKEVMKESKATFVFGQMNEPPGARARVALSGLTIAEYFRDGAGDGQGKDVLFFVDNIFRFTQAGSEVSALLGRMPSAVGYQPTLATEMGVMQERITSTKKGSITSVQAVYVPADDLTDPAPATTFAHLDATTVLSRKIAELGIYPAVDPLDSTSRILTADILGDEHYNCAQRVKELLQRYKELQDIIAILGMEELSEEDKLAVGRARRVQRFLSQPFHVAEQFTGIPGCLVDIKDTIKAFTMIMDGELDHLPEAAFNLKGTIEEAIEAGEKMLAEA; this is encoded by the coding sequence ATGTCTCAAGTTACGGGTAAAGTATCACAAATTGTAGGTCCGGTTATAGACGTAGCATTCGCTGCCGGTACTGAATTACCAAAAATTTACGATTCGTTAGAAATTAATAAAGCAGACGGTACCAAGTTGGTGTTAGAGATTCAGTCTCACATTGGTGAAGATACTGTACGTACGATCGCGATGGATTCCAGTGATGGATTAAGCAGAGGAGTAGAAGCTGTTGCAACAGGTTCTACAATACAGATGCCAATCGGAGGAGACGTATATGGACGCCTATTTAATGTAATTGGTGATGCAATCGATGGTCTTGGAGATCTGCCTAAAGCAGGAGATAATGGTCTTTCAATTCACCGTCAAGCACCTAAATTTGAAGATTTATCGACTTCTACCGAAGTTTTATTTACAGGTATTAAAGTAATTGACCTTATCGAGCCTTATGCAAAAGGTGGTAAGATTGGTTTATTTGGTGGTGCTGGAGTAGGTAAAACGGTATTGATCCAGGAGTTGATTAACAATATTGCAAAAGGTCACGGTGGTCTTTCTGTATTCGCAGGAGTAGGAGAAAGAACGCGTGAAGGAAATGATTTACTTCGTGAGATGTTAGAGTCAGGCATTATCAAATATGGTGATGACTTTATGCATTCTATGGAAGAAGGAGGATGGGATCTTTCTAAGGTTGATAAAGAAGTAATGAAAGAATCTAAAGCTACTTTCGTATTCGGACAGATGAATGAGCCACCAGGAGCACGTGCTCGTGTTGCTTTATCAGGTCTTACGATTGCAGAATATTTCCGTGACGGAGCTGGAGATGGACAAGGAAAAGATGTACTTTTCTTCGTAGATAACATCTTCCGTTTTACACAAGCAGGTTCTGAGGTATCAGCACTTCTAGGACGTATGCCGTCAGCGGTAGGTTACCAACCAACATTGGCCACAGAGATGGGTGTGATGCAGGAGCGTATTACTTCTACTAAGAAAGGATCTATTACGTCTGTACAGGCAGTTTATGTACCTGCAGATGATTTAACGGATCCAGCACCAGCAACAACATTTGCTCACTTAGATGCAACAACAGTATTATCTCGTAAGATTGCTGAGCTAGGTATTTACCCAGCGGTAGATCCATTAGATTCTACATCAAGAATTCTTACAGCTGATATTTTAGGTGATGAGCACTATAATTGCGCACAAAGAGTAAAAGAGCTTTTACAGCGTTATAAAGAATTACAAGATATTATTGCTATTCTTGGTATGGAAGAATTATCTGAAGAAGATAAACTAGCGGTAGGGCGTGCACGTCGTGTACAGCGTTTCTTATCTCAGCCATTCCACGTAGCGGAACAGTTTACTGGTATCCCAGGATGTTTAGTAGATATTAAAGATACAATTAAGGCATTTACAATGATTATGGATGGTGAGTTAGATCACTTACCAGAAGCAGCGTTTAACCTTAAAGGAACAATCGAAGAAGCTATCGAAGCTGGTGAGAAAATGTTAGCTGAAGCATAA
- a CDS encoding F0F1 ATP synthase subunit epsilon, whose product MYLEIVTPEAVLFSGEVTSVAVPGVNGEFQMLDNHAPIVSLLGKGNVKVYGDMNLEEEVAEKFSKENGVTLLSINSGTIEMKDNKVIVLAD is encoded by the coding sequence ATGTATTTAGAAATAGTAACTCCAGAAGCAGTTTTATTTAGTGGTGAGGTAACTTCAGTTGCTGTGCCAGGTGTGAATGGAGAATTTCAGATGTTAGATAATCACGCACCAATCGTTTCTTTATTAGGAAAAGGAAATGTAAAAGTGTACGGAGATATGAATCTGGAAGAGGAAGTAGCGGAGAAGTTTTCTAAAGAAAATGGAGTTACACTTCTTTCTATCAATTCTGGAACTATCGAAATGAAAGATAATAAAGTAATTGTTTTAGCTGACTAA
- a CDS encoding LytTR family DNA-binding domain-containing protein codes for MRNYYGKTIESIEKVDLSYNRKVLLKSSLKKESFLVVLAKVIYVKSEDNYVNIYYEEGQEIKKKVMRNTLSSVLDQLENMIRVHRSYIINPRYISSLEGNAQNGKVRLDNIEEVIPVSKTYFDEVKSHTN; via the coding sequence TTGAGAAACTACTACGGAAAAACAATTGAGAGTATAGAAAAAGTTGATTTAAGTTATAATAGAAAAGTGTTGCTAAAGAGTTCTTTGAAAAAAGAATCTTTTTTAGTGGTATTAGCAAAAGTTATTTATGTTAAGTCAGAAGATAATTATGTAAACATTTATTACGAAGAAGGACAAGAGATAAAGAAGAAAGTAATGCGTAACACACTTTCGTCGGTACTTGATCAATTAGAAAATATGATTAGAGTGCATAGATCATATATTATTAATCCTCGCTATATTTCTTCGCTAGAAGGTAATGCACAAAATGGTAAAGTGCGTCTGGATAATATAGAAGAAGTCATTCCTGTGTCTAAAACTTATTTTGATGAGGTAAAATCTCATACGAATTGA
- a CDS encoding alpha/beta hydrolase: MKTFIKAGKIIIAATILLIIGSILYIRFSRYTDAMIYHTNGLEYEIFETSMNHSEYYFEIDQNTQLHGVLFKPKTQDPIATIIHYSGKGMHLMASQKYYEILTKKGFQVFSFERRDFGRSTGVASNSLMLKEDALYVFDKIVADENMTEKPIVIWGQSLGGSFAIMNAAERSDKIAGVIIEGTFNSFPDIGKVYAKAINLENFKWMIPLLMNNDFPAEKEIKKISKPIVIIHSDADEQVPYELGKKLYEASDKANTEFWKIQGKHIRGIFDYEEEYVQKFIDIID, from the coding sequence ATGAAGACATTTATTAAAGCAGGAAAGATAATTATCGCAGCAACAATTCTCTTAATAATTGGGAGTATACTATACATCAGATTTTCTAGATATACAGATGCAATGATTTATCATACCAACGGATTAGAATATGAAATTTTTGAAACCTCTATGAATCATTCAGAGTACTATTTTGAAATTGATCAGAATACTCAATTACATGGAGTTCTTTTTAAACCGAAGACTCAAGATCCAATAGCTACTATTATTCATTATTCTGGTAAGGGTATGCATTTAATGGCATCCCAAAAGTATTATGAGATTTTAACGAAAAAAGGATTTCAAGTATTTAGTTTCGAACGTAGAGATTTTGGAAGATCTACAGGAGTAGCTAGTAATTCATTAATGCTAAAAGAAGATGCTTTATATGTATTTGATAAAATAGTTGCCGATGAGAATATGACAGAAAAGCCAATAGTGATTTGGGGGCAATCATTGGGAGGATCATTTGCTATAATGAATGCGGCAGAGCGCAGTGATAAAATAGCTGGAGTGATTATAGAGGGCACATTTAATTCGTTTCCTGATATAGGAAAGGTGTATGCAAAAGCAATAAATTTAGAAAACTTTAAATGGATGATACCATTATTAATGAATAATGATTTTCCTGCCGAAAAAGAAATAAAAAAGATAAGTAAGCCAATAGTTATTATCCATAGTGATGCAGATGAACAGGTTCCTTATGAACTAGGGAAGAAACTTTATGAAGCTTCAGATAAAGCGAACACAGAGTTTTGGAAAATACAAGGAAAACATATTAGAGGAATATTCGATTATGAAGAAGAATATGTTCAAAAGTTTATAGATATAATAGATTAA